A DNA window from Halorubrum sp. DM2 contains the following coding sequences:
- a CDS encoding SHOCT domain-containing protein: protein MIVFDFVAVGPLMGGMAGSGMAGGMGGWMFAFPLVALFTVSVLIAVGLVGIKLLVSETDDGPDEGDPDETPVERLQRRYAAGELAEEEFERALERELEREGSDGVDERTAAETESAGEAARAR from the coding sequence ATGATTGTGTTCGACTTCGTCGCCGTCGGGCCGCTGATGGGCGGGATGGCCGGTTCGGGGATGGCGGGCGGGATGGGCGGCTGGATGTTCGCGTTTCCCCTCGTCGCGCTGTTCACCGTCTCGGTGCTGATCGCCGTGGGCCTCGTCGGGATCAAGCTGCTCGTGAGCGAGACGGATGACGGACCGGACGAGGGTGACCCCGACGAGACCCCGGTCGAGCGCCTTCAACGGCGGTACGCCGCGGGCGAACTCGCGGAGGAGGAGTTCGAGCGGGCGTTGGAGCGCGAACTGGAGCGCGAGGGGAGCGACGGAGTCGACGAGAGGACGGCCGCCGAGACGGAGTCCGCCGGAGAGGCTGCGCGAGCGCGGTGA
- a CDS encoding NYN domain-containing protein, with protein MEQDDEGVEGSSSDAAGQTDPDAGGVALFVDGPNVLREEFDVDLDDVRRAAEAEGPLVTTRLYLDEHATPGLIQAAEARGFEVVMTSGDVDVKLAVDAARFAAEGRMETLAIASRDTDFKPVVETANGYGIRTLAIAPGEFGRSDALRNAANGSVTLDGDESDVTEDSGETDTESAWHR; from the coding sequence ATGGAGCAAGACGACGAGGGGGTTGAAGGTTCCAGTTCGGACGCCGCCGGACAGACGGACCCGGACGCCGGCGGCGTGGCGCTGTTCGTCGACGGCCCGAACGTGTTGCGCGAGGAGTTCGACGTCGACCTCGACGACGTGCGCCGGGCGGCCGAGGCGGAGGGACCGCTGGTGACGACGCGGCTCTATCTCGACGAACACGCGACGCCGGGGCTGATTCAGGCCGCCGAGGCCCGCGGCTTCGAGGTCGTGATGACCAGCGGCGACGTGGACGTGAAGCTCGCGGTCGACGCCGCGCGGTTCGCGGCCGAGGGGCGGATGGAGACCCTCGCGATCGCCTCCCGCGACACCGACTTCAAGCCGGTCGTCGAGACCGCGAACGGCTACGGGATCCGAACGCTCGCTATCGCGCCCGGCGAGTTCGGGCGCTCGGACGCGCTCCGCAACGCCGCCAACGGGTCGGTGACGCTCGACGGCGACGAGAGCGATGTAACCGAAGACAGCGGTGAGACGGATACCGAATCGGCTTGGCACCGGTAG
- a CDS encoding thioredoxin family protein, with translation MVQTESESELDRGDVAPDFELPGADGETYALDDFETDALLVVFTCNHCPYAKAKIDLLNDLAVEYDDLAVVGINPNDADEYPEDSFEAMREAVADGTVAYDAYLRDETAEVAAAYDAVCTPDPFLFGREDRKWRLRYHGRLDDALNPDDEATEFYVRDAVDAVLAGEEVEIPDRPSRGCSIKWPDA, from the coding sequence ATGGTCCAGACCGAATCCGAGTCCGAACTCGACCGCGGCGACGTAGCGCCCGACTTCGAACTACCCGGCGCGGACGGGGAGACGTACGCGCTCGACGACTTCGAGACGGACGCGCTGCTCGTCGTCTTCACCTGTAACCACTGCCCGTACGCGAAGGCGAAAATCGACCTGCTGAACGATCTGGCGGTCGAGTACGACGACCTCGCCGTCGTCGGGATCAACCCCAACGACGCCGACGAGTACCCGGAGGACTCCTTCGAGGCGATGCGCGAGGCCGTCGCGGACGGCACGGTCGCGTACGACGCGTACCTGCGCGACGAGACCGCGGAGGTCGCGGCCGCCTACGACGCGGTGTGTACGCCCGACCCGTTCCTCTTCGGCCGCGAGGACAGGAAGTGGCGGCTGCGCTACCACGGCCGGCTCGACGACGCGCTCAACCCCGACGATGAGGCGACGGAGTTCTACGTTCGCGACGCGGTCGACGCCGTTCTCGCAGGTGAGGAAGTCGAGATCCCCGACCGCCCGTCTCGGGGCTGCTCGATCAAGTGGCCGGACGCGTAG
- a CDS encoding VOC family protein, which produces MNARHIDHVNLRIPEDGVDDAREFYGDALGFGIEDALYAADDKPFFDVRLSATAVIHLWPTAEFEPPTPTNYDHVAVVVEESVDETATELADAGVEVEKTLDSPLGATGEAGAVYVRDPFGYRVELKARV; this is translated from the coding sequence GTGAACGCACGCCACATCGACCACGTCAACCTCCGGATCCCCGAAGACGGCGTCGACGACGCCCGCGAGTTCTACGGCGACGCGCTCGGCTTTGGGATCGAGGACGCGCTGTACGCGGCCGACGACAAGCCGTTCTTCGACGTGCGGCTCTCGGCGACGGCGGTGATCCACCTGTGGCCCACGGCCGAGTTCGAGCCGCCGACGCCGACGAACTACGACCACGTCGCGGTCGTCGTCGAGGAGTCGGTCGACGAGACAGCGACCGAACTCGCCGACGCGGGCGTCGAGGTCGAGAAGACGCTCGACTCGCCGCTCGGTGCGACCGGCGAGGCGGGCGCGGTGTACGTCCGCGACCCGTTCGGGTATCGAGTGGAGCTGAAAGCGCGGGTGTGA
- the ilvD gene encoding dihydroxy-acid dehydratase, whose amino-acid sequence MSEQQPRSDDDERRRRREDTDRFAGGKDEDLRSREVTEGPDKAPHRAMFRAMGFDDEDLSSPIVGVPNPAADITPCNVHLDDVADAALDGIDAAGGMPIEFGTITISDAISMGTEGMKASLISREVIADSVELVSFGERMDALVTVAGCDKNLPGMMMAAIRTDLPSVFLYGGSIMPGQHDGRDVTIVQVFEGVGTYAQGDMDADELDDLERHACPGAGSCGGMFTANTMASLSEALGLAPLGSASPPAEDEARYAVAERAGELAMDCIENDRRPSDILSRKSFENAIAAQTAMGGSTNAVLHLLALAGEADVDLSIEDFDKISRRTPKIANLQPGGTRVMNDLHEIGGVPVVLRRLLEADLLHGDAMTVTGRTLKEELAELEANGDLPDEDEIEADFLYTVDDPKEEEGAIKILDGNLAPDGSVLKVTGDDEFYHEGPARVFENEEDAMEYVQSGEIESGDVIVIRNEGPRGGPGMREMLGVTAAVVGAGHEDDVALLTDGRFSGGTRGPMIGHVAPEAAAGGPIGLIEDGDHITVDIPERDLTVDLSDEELAARREEWEAPEPPYEGGILAKYGRDFASAADGAVTNPRLTRDL is encoded by the coding sequence ATGAGCGAACAGCAGCCGAGATCCGACGACGACGAGCGGCGTCGCCGCCGGGAAGACACAGATCGATTCGCCGGGGGGAAAGACGAGGACCTGCGGAGCCGCGAAGTGACCGAGGGACCGGACAAAGCGCCGCACCGCGCGATGTTCCGGGCGATGGGGTTCGACGACGAGGACCTCTCGTCGCCCATCGTCGGCGTGCCGAACCCGGCGGCGGACATCACGCCGTGTAACGTCCACCTTGACGACGTGGCGGACGCCGCGCTCGACGGCATCGATGCCGCGGGCGGAATGCCCATCGAGTTCGGGACGATCACCATCTCCGACGCCATCTCGATGGGGACCGAGGGGATGAAGGCGAGCCTGATCTCGCGGGAAGTGATCGCGGACTCGGTCGAACTCGTCTCCTTCGGCGAGCGCATGGACGCCCTCGTGACGGTCGCGGGCTGCGACAAGAACCTCCCCGGGATGATGATGGCCGCGATCCGGACGGATCTGCCCAGCGTCTTCCTCTACGGCGGGTCGATCATGCCCGGGCAACACGACGGGCGCGACGTGACGATCGTCCAGGTGTTCGAGGGTGTCGGCACCTACGCGCAGGGCGACATGGACGCCGACGAACTCGACGACCTAGAGCGACACGCCTGCCCCGGAGCGGGCTCCTGCGGCGGGATGTTCACCGCGAACACGATGGCGTCGCTCTCGGAGGCGCTCGGGCTGGCCCCGCTCGGGTCCGCCTCACCGCCCGCCGAGGACGAGGCTCGCTACGCGGTCGCCGAGCGCGCGGGCGAACTCGCGATGGACTGTATCGAGAACGACCGCCGCCCCTCCGACATCCTCTCGCGGAAGTCGTTCGAGAACGCGATCGCCGCCCAGACCGCGATGGGCGGGTCGACGAACGCGGTCCTTCACCTGCTCGCGCTCGCCGGCGAGGCGGACGTCGACCTCTCGATCGAGGACTTCGATAAGATATCGCGCCGCACGCCGAAGATCGCGAACCTCCAGCCCGGCGGGACGCGGGTGATGAACGACCTCCACGAGATCGGCGGGGTTCCGGTCGTCCTCCGCCGCCTGCTTGAGGCCGACCTGCTCCACGGCGACGCGATGACCGTGACCGGGCGGACGCTCAAAGAGGAACTGGCCGAACTGGAGGCGAACGGCGACCTCCCGGACGAGGACGAAATCGAGGCCGACTTCCTCTACACCGTCGACGACCCGAAGGAGGAGGAGGGGGCGATCAAGATCCTCGACGGTAACCTCGCGCCGGACGGCTCGGTGCTGAAGGTGACCGGCGACGACGAGTTCTACCACGAGGGCCCGGCCCGCGTGTTCGAAAACGAGGAGGACGCGATGGAGTACGTCCAGTCGGGCGAGATCGAGTCCGGTGACGTGATCGTCATCCGGAACGAGGGGCCCCGCGGCGGTCCCGGGATGCGCGAGATGCTCGGCGTCACCGCCGCCGTCGTCGGCGCGGGCCACGAGGACGACGTCGCCCTCCTGACCGACGGCCGCTTCTCCGGCGGCACCCGCGGTCCCATGATCGGTCACGTCGCGCCCGAGGCCGCCGCGGGCGGCCCGATCGGGCTCATCGAGGACGGCGACCACATCACCGTGGACATCCCCGAACGCGACCTCACCGTCGACCTCTCCGACGAGGAGCTCGCCGCCCGGCGCGAGGAGTGGGAGGCCCCGGAACCGCCCTACGAGGGCGGCATTCTCGCGAAGTACGGTCGCGACTTTGCCTCCGCCGCCGACGGCGCGGTGACGAACCCGCGACTCACGCGAGACCTGTAA
- a CDS encoding DUF368 domain-containing protein produces the protein MDDRREWLTLYLKGVAMGSADAVPGVSGGTIALIVGIYERLIAAVTAIDPGRVRRVLAGVRPGNLADARAAFREVDGAFLLVLGAGIGTAVIAVLSGVNYLLATRPVATYGFFFGLIAASAAALLGDVDLGTPRRKVAAAGGFTLAFLASGVGSTGLGSPLPLVFLAGAVAVSAMVLPGVSGSLLLVVLGQYEYMSGVVSRFVDGVGALAVGNGSDALVETLPPVAVFLVGGVCGLFTIAHAVRYALSRARTATLAFLVSLIVGALRAPLVETSTRLAESAESWRAAAPRFALAAIGGAALVLVLDRYSDAVEY, from the coding sequence ATGGACGACCGACGCGAGTGGCTGACGCTGTACCTGAAAGGCGTCGCCATGGGGAGCGCGGACGCGGTGCCCGGCGTCTCGGGCGGGACCATCGCGCTCATCGTCGGCATCTACGAGCGGCTGATCGCGGCCGTCACGGCGATCGATCCCGGTCGAGTACGCCGCGTGCTGGCGGGGGTTCGGCCGGGGAACCTCGCGGACGCGCGGGCCGCGTTCCGCGAGGTCGACGGCGCGTTCCTGCTCGTGTTGGGGGCCGGTATCGGTACCGCGGTCATCGCCGTGTTGAGCGGGGTGAACTACCTACTTGCGACGCGGCCCGTCGCGACGTACGGCTTCTTCTTCGGGCTGATCGCCGCCAGCGCCGCGGCCCTGCTCGGCGACGTCGACCTCGGAACGCCGCGCCGGAAGGTCGCCGCGGCCGGGGGGTTCACGCTGGCGTTCCTCGCCTCCGGGGTCGGCTCGACGGGACTCGGAAGCCCGCTGCCGCTCGTGTTCCTCGCGGGCGCGGTCGCGGTCAGCGCGATGGTGCTGCCGGGCGTCTCCGGTTCGCTGCTGCTCGTCGTCCTCGGCCAGTACGAGTACATGTCCGGCGTCGTGAGTCGGTTCGTCGACGGGGTCGGCGCGCTCGCCGTCGGGAACGGGTCCGACGCACTCGTCGAGACGCTACCGCCCGTCGCCGTCTTCCTCGTCGGAGGCGTCTGCGGACTGTTCACCATCGCGCACGCGGTCCGCTACGCGCTTTCCCGGGCACGCACCGCGACGCTCGCCTTCCTCGTGAGCCTGATCGTCGGCGCGCTCCGCGCGCCGCTCGTCGAGACATCGACCCGGCTGGCGGAGAGCGCCGAGTCGTGGCGGGCGGCCGCGCCGCGGTTCGCGCTGGCGGCGATCGGCGGTGCCGCACTCGTGCTCGTCTTGGACCGATACTCCGACGCGGTCGAGTACTGA
- the purS gene encoding phosphoribosylformylglycinamidine synthase subunit PurS, whose translation MTDYTATVTVRLKRGVLDPEAETTQQALERLGFELDDLRSADRFEVDLAAADADEAADRAGEMAERLLANPTIHDYDVAVAER comes from the coding sequence ATGACCGACTACACGGCGACGGTGACGGTCCGGCTGAAGCGGGGCGTCCTCGACCCGGAGGCCGAGACGACCCAACAAGCCCTCGAACGGCTCGGGTTCGAACTCGACGACCTCCGCTCCGCGGATCGCTTCGAGGTCGACCTCGCCGCCGCCGACGCCGACGAGGCCGCCGATCGCGCCGGCGAGATGGCCGAGCGGCTGCTCGCGAACCCGACGATCCACGACTACGACGTGGCGGTCGCGGAGCGATGA
- the purQ gene encoding phosphoribosylformylglycinamidine synthase I, whose translation MTVAVVQFGGSNCDRDAVRALAHLGIDAERVWHEDGLPEDTDGIVLPGGFSYGDYLRAGAMAARDPIMDEVRAAAESGVPVIGICNGAQIGSESGLTPGAFTTNASARFQCEPVHLRVERADTPWTAAYDEGDVIEVPIAHGEGRFEIGDEAHADLVADDRVLFRYCDADGNVTDAANPNGSTDNVAGVLGERETVAVLMPHPERATLPDLGRSTDGAGILEAFA comes from the coding sequence GTGACGGTCGCCGTCGTCCAGTTCGGCGGCTCGAACTGCGACCGCGACGCCGTCCGCGCGTTAGCGCACCTCGGGATCGACGCCGAGCGCGTCTGGCACGAGGACGGACTCCCCGAAGACACCGACGGGATCGTCCTCCCCGGCGGCTTCTCCTACGGCGACTACCTGCGCGCCGGCGCGATGGCCGCCCGCGACCCGATCATGGACGAGGTCCGCGCCGCGGCCGAATCGGGCGTCCCCGTCATCGGGATCTGTAACGGCGCGCAGATCGGCTCCGAGTCCGGCCTCACGCCCGGCGCGTTCACCACGAACGCCTCCGCTCGCTTCCAGTGTGAGCCGGTCCACCTGCGCGTCGAGCGCGCCGACACGCCGTGGACCGCCGCCTACGACGAGGGCGACGTGATCGAGGTCCCCATCGCCCACGGCGAGGGCCGGTTCGAGATCGGCGACGAGGCGCACGCAGACCTCGTCGCCGACGACCGCGTCCTCTTCCGCTACTGCGACGCCGACGGGAACGTCACCGACGCCGCGAACCCGAACGGCTCCACGGACAACGTCGCCGGCGTCCTCGGCGAGCGCGAGACGGTCGCCGTGTTGATGCCCCACCCCGAGCGCGCCACGCTTCCCGACCTCGGCCGCAGCACCGACGGCGCGGGAATCCTCGAAGCGTTCGCCTGA
- a CDS encoding formyltransferase family protein — protein MTRELTEITVVGGDKTGLIARVTSLLFERGINIEDLDQAVREGVFRMTTRVDTAEMETSRGELRRALAELGRELDVDIQVRFPSDRDARRIALLVTKETHAPEVLLEAEANGDLADDGEEAEIPVVIGNRGDLRSLAERYDKPFYDVGDGNGNTDEERLLDLLAEYDVDLIALARYMRILSPEVVFRYEGRIINVHPSLLPAFPGAEAYRQAKDAGVRIAGVTAHYVTTDLDQGPVIAQRAFDVPPNADVAEIKRRGQPLEADVLLDAVRLHLADAIAVHRGTVHVREDIDVDARLGLSEAAVEANPDEPVDGEPLSRSRPSPSDD, from the coding sequence ATGACCCGCGAATTGACCGAGATCACGGTCGTCGGAGGAGACAAGACCGGACTCATCGCGCGGGTCACCTCCCTGCTGTTCGAGCGGGGAATCAACATCGAGGACTTAGATCAGGCGGTCCGCGAGGGCGTCTTCCGCATGACGACCCGCGTCGACACCGCGGAGATGGAGACTTCCCGCGGGGAGCTCCGCCGCGCGCTCGCCGAACTGGGCCGCGAACTCGACGTGGACATCCAGGTCCGGTTCCCGAGCGACCGCGACGCGCGCCGAATCGCGTTGCTGGTCACGAAGGAGACCCACGCGCCCGAGGTGCTGCTGGAGGCGGAGGCCAACGGTGACCTCGCCGACGACGGCGAGGAGGCCGAGATCCCGGTCGTCATCGGCAACCGCGGCGACCTCCGGTCGCTCGCGGAGCGCTACGACAAGCCCTTCTACGACGTGGGCGACGGCAACGGGAACACCGACGAGGAGCGCCTGCTCGACCTGCTGGCCGAGTACGACGTGGACCTGATCGCTTTGGCCCGCTACATGCGTATCCTCTCGCCCGAGGTCGTCTTCCGGTACGAGGGCCGGATCATCAACGTCCACCCCTCGCTGCTGCCGGCGTTCCCCGGCGCGGAGGCGTACCGGCAGGCGAAGGACGCGGGCGTCCGCATCGCGGGCGTCACCGCCCACTACGTCACCACCGACCTCGATCAGGGGCCGGTGATCGCCCAGCGCGCCTTCGACGTGCCGCCGAATGCCGACGTCGCCGAGATCAAGCGGCGCGGGCAGCCGCTGGAGGCCGACGTGCTGCTCGACGCGGTCCGGCTCCACCTCGCGGACGCCATCGCGGTCCACCGGGGAACCGTCCACGTCCGCGAGGACATCGACGTCGACGCGCGGCTCGGGCTGAGCGAGGCCGCCGTCGAGGCGAACCCCGACGAGCCGGTCGACGGGGAGCCGCTCAGTCGGTCCCGGCCGTCGCCGTCGGACGACTGA